From Acidobacteriota bacterium, a single genomic window includes:
- the tolB gene encoding Tol-Pal system beta propeller repeat protein TolB yields the protein MNKRILNYIVLLAILVAILIGQTTVVRSQGQGWFRFGINMGQAIVRIAVPDFPARSTDPRLVNLTKDFNQVLWNDLNNSGIVEVVSKSLYPIKVPQEPQDVDFNGWSNPPASAQMLAFGFTEIRNNSLVVTARLFDVHSPQNPGVLAKRYVADLNELSARDAAHRFANEIIQTLGGGIPGINLTKIAFVSNRTAHTQIWVMDYDGYNQHQITNYPSLNLTPRWSPDNSMLAFTSYATGNPEIYIFSLLTNRRISFPTYKGLNTTPAWSPDGKKIAFCSSMGGTQEIYVSDANGMGLQRLTFSPSVNISPVWNPKTGNEIAFVSDRSGAPQIYIINSDGSNLRRLITAGGDAEAPSWSPNGLFMAFSWRVTETGNFDIYIIEIASGRIVQLTHDAGRNEHPSWAPDGRHLVFESTRTGKRQLWTMLADGSSAHQLTTQGTNWNGNWSN from the coding sequence ATGAATAAACGAATCCTGAATTACATTGTCCTTCTTGCAATCCTCGTGGCGATTCTAATAGGCCAGACGACAGTGGTGAGAAGCCAGGGCCAGGGCTGGTTCCGGTTCGGAATCAACATGGGACAGGCCATCGTCCGAATCGCGGTCCCCGATTTCCCTGCCCGTTCAACTGATCCTCGCCTGGTCAACCTTACGAAGGATTTTAACCAGGTGCTGTGGAACGACCTGAACAATTCAGGGATAGTGGAGGTTGTCAGCAAGAGCCTCTATCCGATCAAGGTTCCTCAGGAGCCGCAGGATGTGGATTTCAATGGGTGGAGCAACCCGCCGGCCTCGGCACAGATGCTGGCCTTCGGATTCACCGAAATCCGGAACAACAGCCTTGTGGTCACGGCACGCCTGTTCGACGTCCACAGCCCCCAGAACCCCGGCGTGCTGGCAAAACGTTACGTTGCGGACCTGAACGAACTCTCCGCCCGTGATGCCGCTCACCGCTTTGCCAATGAGATCATCCAGACGCTAGGCGGCGGAATCCCCGGAATCAACCTGACGAAAATTGCGTTTGTCAGCAACCGAACGGCCCACACCCAGATCTGGGTTATGGACTACGACGGGTACAACCAGCACCAGATCACAAATTATCCCTCTCTCAACCTGACTCCCCGCTGGTCACCGGACAATTCCATGCTTGCTTTTACCAGCTACGCAACCGGTAACCCCGAAATCTATATTTTCTCGTTGCTCACCAACCGCCGAATATCCTTTCCGACATACAAGGGCCTCAATACCACTCCTGCCTGGTCTCCGGACGGAAAGAAGATCGCATTCTGCTCAAGCATGGGGGGCACCCAGGAAATCTATGTTTCAGACGCCAATGGAATGGGCCTCCAGCGGTTGACATTCTCCCCTAGCGTCAATATTTCCCCGGTATGGAACCCCAAAACGGGGAATGAGATTGCCTTTGTGTCAGATCGTAGCGGGGCCCCGCAGATTTACATCATCAACTCCGACGGGTCCAATTTACGCCGGCTTATTACGGCAGGCGGGGATGCTGAAGCCCCTTCATGGTCACCCAATGGGCTCTTCATGGCCTTCTCATGGCGCGTCACGGAAACTGGAAACTTCGACATTTACATCATCGAGATCGCATCAGGTCGCATTGTGCAACTCACCCATGACGCTGGAAGAAACGAGCACCCATCGTGGGCGCCGGATGGACGGCACCTGGTGTTCGAATCCACACGCACCGGAAAGCGCCAGTTATGGACTATGCTTGCCGACGGGTCCAGTGCGCATCAGTTGACAACACAAGGAACAAATTGGAACGGTAATTGGTCCAATTGA